A genome region from Leptospiraceae bacterium includes the following:
- a CDS encoding type II toxin-antitoxin system VapC family toxin, whose amino-acid sequence METDFLFDTHTFIYWQLEEKSLSKKVLKILERQENNFFISSLSILEIQYLVEIGRLEMDMGDIFSYIDSTPNFKILSFDRPALIESVKLDSHRDPFDRIIVATAIAYKLKLLTKDRRILKSFPKVAVW is encoded by the coding sequence ATGGAAACAGATTTTTTATTCGATACTCATACTTTTATCTATTGGCAGTTAGAAGAAAAGTCGCTTTCCAAAAAAGTTTTGAAAATTCTAGAACGACAAGAAAACAACTTTTTCATTTCTTCTCTTTCTATTTTGGAAATTCAATATCTAGTTGAGATCGGACGATTGGAAATGGATATGGGAGATATTTTTTCTTATATTGATAGCACTCCCAATTTTAAAATTCTTTCGTTTGATAGACCCGCTCTTATTGAAAGTGTCAAACTTGATTCGCATCGAGATCCGTTTGATAGAATCATTGTCGCAACGGCTATTGCCTATAAGCTGAAACTTCTTACGAAGGATCGTCGTATCTTGAAATCGTTTCCGAAGGTTGCGGTTTGGTAG
- a CDS encoding KamA family radical SAM protein, translated as MQNNVNENWKNWKWQLQNRLNDPHKLKDFIPISEEEEKVFQAADEFFSFGVTPYYLSLIDQNNPICPIRLQVVPRAGELTRHPLERIDPLGEEAHMPVKGVTHRYPDRALWYLSHNCAVFCRFCTRKRKVGESSNTPRSEDWDKALEYFKTHTELREVILSGGDPLSLSDNQILYIIRELKKIPHINHIRIHTRYPVTLPFRITDELCEGLAEFFPLFMVTHFNSAAECTADAAEAIKRLSTKAHMTVLNQTVLMRDINDTPEKLSALNYALVKMGVKPYYLHQCDEVFGSSHFRVPISEGIALMKKLRGFNSGITIPSYVADLTGGGGKVPLPTDYLQKTNMDSYIFHNYRGDEFEVRK; from the coding sequence ATGCAAAATAATGTGAATGAAAACTGGAAGAACTGGAAATGGCAACTTCAGAATCGTCTGAATGATCCTCACAAATTAAAAGATTTTATTCCAATTTCAGAAGAAGAAGAAAAGGTATTCCAAGCAGCCGATGAGTTCTTCAGCTTTGGAGTCACACCCTACTATCTTTCCTTAATTGATCAAAACAATCCAATCTGCCCAATTCGACTACAGGTTGTTCCTCGCGCAGGCGAATTAACCCGCCATCCACTGGAACGAATTGACCCGCTAGGCGAAGAAGCTCATATGCCAGTAAAAGGGGTTACTCACCGTTATCCAGACCGTGCACTCTGGTATCTGTCCCACAATTGCGCTGTATTCTGCAGATTCTGCACACGCAAACGAAAAGTCGGAGAAAGTAGTAATACTCCTCGCTCGGAAGATTGGGACAAGGCACTCGAATACTTCAAAACCCATACAGAACTAAGAGAAGTAATCCTCTCTGGTGGCGATCCACTTTCCCTTTCCGACAACCAGATACTCTATATTATCCGCGAATTAAAAAAGATTCCACATATAAATCATATCCGAATTCACACACGTTATCCTGTTACTCTGCCCTTTCGAATTACAGACGAACTCTGCGAAGGACTGGCGGAATTCTTCCCGCTTTTTATGGTAACTCATTTTAATTCTGCTGCCGAATGCACGGCAGATGCCGCAGAAGCAATAAAACGACTTTCGACCAAAGCCCATATGACTGTTTTAAACCAAACCGTTCTCATGCGAGACATCAACGACACACCCGAAAAACTATCTGCCCTAAATTACGCACTCGTAAAAATGGGAGTTAAGCCGTATTATCTTCATCAATGCGATGAAGTATTCGGAAGCTCTCATTTCCGAGTTCCCATCTCCGAAGGCATTGCTTTAATGAAAAAACTCCGCGGTTTTAACAGCGGAATTACAATTCCTTCCTACGTAGCCGATCTCACCGGTGGTGGAGGCAAAGTTCCATTACCCACAGATTACTTACAGAAGACGAATATGGATTCGTATATATTTCATAATTATCGAGGGGATGAGTTTGAGGTGAGGAAGTAG
- a CDS encoding Bro-N domain-containing protein, whose protein sequence is MNAEIKLFEEKKVRRIWDAEKEQWYFSITDILAILTESKDPLAYWRKLKERLKKEGIEPVTICHALKMPAADGKMRDTDVAHVEQLLRLIQSIPSPKAEPFKQWLAKVGYERMQEISDPSQSIDRARENWQKLGRSEKWIQQRMTGQETRNKLTDYWKGSGVEKKDEFALLTNIIHQEWTGLTVKKHKDLKGLKSQNLRDHMSEAELIFTALAELSTRQIAETEQAKGLAENADASKQGGRVAKNARKELEAKTGKSVVTGENFLPPKKENKKIKSKKKK, encoded by the coding sequence ATGAACGCAGAGATAAAACTTTTTGAAGAAAAAAAAGTGCGCCGTATTTGGGACGCTGAAAAAGAGCAATGGTATTTCAGCATTACTGATATTCTTGCAATTCTTACAGAAAGCAAAGACCCTTTGGCTTATTGGCGTAAGTTAAAAGAGAGACTTAAAAAAGAAGGAATTGAACCCGTGACAATTTGTCACGCTTTGAAAATGCCCGCCGCTGACGGAAAAATGAGGGATACTGACGTTGCCCATGTAGAACAATTGCTTCGCTTGATCCAATCCATCCCGTCCCCAAAAGCAGAGCCATTCAAACAATGGTTAGCAAAAGTAGGTTATGAACGTATGCAAGAAATTTCCGATCCAAGTCAGAGTATTGACAGAGCCAGAGAAAATTGGCAGAAATTAGGTCGCAGTGAAAAATGGATTCAACAACGCATGACAGGGCAGGAGACGCGAAATAAACTAACTGACTACTGGAAAGGAAGTGGAGTTGAGAAAAAGGACGAGTTTGCGCTACTCACAAATATCATTCACCAAGAATGGACTGGACTGACTGTAAAAAAACACAAAGACTTAAAAGGATTAAAGTCTCAAAACTTGCGGGATCATATGAGCGAGGCAGAATTAATTTTTACCGCATTAGCAGAATTATCCACCAGACAAATTGCCGAAACCGAACAAGCCAAAGGACTCGCAGAAAACGCAGATGCAAGTAAACAAGGCGGAAGAGTTGCTAAGAATGCTCGAAAGGAATTAGAAGCAAAGACCGGCAAAAGTGTAGTAACCGGTGAAAACTTTTTACCACCCAAGAAAGAAAACAAAAAAATTAAATCCAAAAAGAAGAAATAA
- the efp gene encoding elongation factor P: MVLGITEVRKGMVLKIENDIYTVIKSEFVNPGKGSAFIRTKLKSVIKGSSIERTFKAAETLESVELEKRGMTLCYKEGDQIVFMDVNDFEQIHVPIEYVEDILPFMKEEAQVEVTFYEDKPIGVIPPNFAVLEVTYAEEGLKGDTSGTALKKVTVETGGEINVPIFVKQGDKIKVDLRDISYVERVNK; the protein is encoded by the coding sequence ATGGTACTCGGCATCACAGAAGTTAGAAAAGGCATGGTTCTCAAAATTGAGAATGATATTTATACTGTTATCAAATCAGAATTTGTAAACCCTGGAAAGGGCAGCGCGTTTATCCGCACAAAACTCAAAAGCGTCATCAAAGGCTCAAGCATCGAGCGTACTTTTAAAGCAGCTGAAACTCTTGAAAGTGTAGAATTGGAAAAACGTGGCATGACTCTTTGTTACAAAGAGGGAGATCAAATCGTTTTTATGGATGTAAATGACTTTGAACAAATCCATGTTCCGATAGAATATGTCGAAGACATTCTCCCTTTCATGAAAGAAGAAGCGCAAGTCGAAGTTACTTTTTATGAAGACAAACCAATCGGTGTTATTCCGCCTAACTTTGCTGTATTAGAAGTTACTTATGCAGAAGAAGGTCTCAAAGGAGATACTTCTGGTACTGCGCTCAAGAAAGTTACTGTTGAAACTGGTGGGGAAATTAACGTTCCTATTTTTGTAAAACAGGGCGACAAAATCAAAGTTGATCTTCGCGACATTTCCTATGTGGAGCGAGTGAACAAATAA
- a CDS encoding acireductone dioxygenase → MATIIRKGKPEITDTEEVKAFLKKVGVEYDHWVVPTSAKSFTAKQTLTDVEKEDLLLTVNDRFEFLKEREGYTTRDLVVLHPDVPGIKDMLAKFDKVHTHSDVEVRYIIDGSGYFGFVAPEGNFLVQVFESDFISVPKGTQHWFTLDEKMRIKAVRYFKDMSGWVPNYVEGAVASI, encoded by the coding sequence ATGGCGACTATCATTCGAAAAGGTAAACCAGAGATTACCGATACCGAAGAAGTAAAAGCATTTTTGAAAAAAGTCGGAGTAGAGTATGATCATTGGGTTGTGCCTACCTCGGCAAAATCCTTTACGGCAAAACAAACATTGACTGATGTGGAAAAGGAAGATTTACTCCTTACTGTAAACGACCGCTTCGAATTTTTAAAAGAACGAGAAGGTTATACCACTCGCGATCTCGTTGTTCTTCATCCCGACGTTCCAGGTATCAAAGATATGCTTGCCAAGTTTGACAAAGTGCATACTCACTCCGATGTAGAAGTTCGTTATATCATTGACGGTTCCGGTTACTTCGGATTTGTCGCACCTGAGGGAAATTTTTTAGTTCAAGTTTTTGAGTCTGACTTTATTTCCGTTCCTAAAGGAACACAGCATTGGTTTACTCTCGATGAAAAAATGCGTATCAAAGCAGTCCGTTATTTCAAAGACATGAGCGGCTGGGTTCCTAACTATGTTGAAGGCGCAGTGGCTAGTATTTAG
- the mtnB gene encoding methylthioribulose 1-phosphate dehydratase, with protein MVATAGNLSVFDRESGELWITSSGKHKGRLQENDFICMSLDGKILRETTNKPSAETSIHQVIYKQIPSANTVLHVHTVTSCKLHFGVTKSNPIKRALIPNVEILKAFGDFREEPNFSTIVIFNHGSVADISRDLENALRERPSDVPFFLIENHGLTVWGKSVEDANKNLEAAEFVLQVMVE; from the coding sequence ATGGTGGCTACTGCTGGTAATCTGTCTGTGTTTGATCGTGAGAGCGGGGAACTTTGGATTACCTCTTCAGGTAAACACAAGGGCAGGTTACAAGAAAACGATTTTATTTGTATGAGTCTCGATGGGAAAATTCTTCGTGAGACAACAAACAAACCAAGTGCCGAGACTTCTATTCACCAAGTAATATACAAGCAAATTCCTTCTGCCAATACTGTCCTTCATGTTCATACTGTTACTTCTTGTAAACTTCACTTTGGAGTTACCAAATCCAATCCAATCAAACGCGCATTGATTCCGAATGTCGAAATTCTAAAAGCATTTGGGGACTTTCGAGAAGAGCCAAATTTTTCTACCATCGTTATTTTTAATCATGGCTCTGTTGCCGATATTTCGCGTGATTTGGAAAATGCTCTCCGCGAGCGTCCTAGTGATGTGCCTTTTTTCCTCATTGAAAATCATGGTCTTACTGTTTGGGGCAAATCAGTCGAAGACGCAAACAAGAACTTGGAGGCAGCCGAGTTTGTGCTTCAGGTGATGGTTGAATAG